In a single window of the Trichoderma breve strain T069 chromosome 6, whole genome shotgun sequence genome:
- a CDS encoding enoyl-CoA hydratase/isomerase domain-containing protein, with translation MPYVAEPWSFDDVLKLTKVSSAYWRATFNAPPLNLFTPRTYAALRTLVELLENDRAVKVIVFDSSVEDYFIAHWDLTTGEDKPEDEETAPIFDWANFVLRLARLPVVSIAEVRGRTRGHGSEFVLACDMRFGSIEKAIFAQPEAAAGVHCGGGGIEWLPRLVNRSRALEILLGGEDFDATTAAQYGYINRAIKDSELSAFVDNFARRIAGFDRKPLLETKRAVNDRAGLPRLTDLLSSMQDFVRACTWPETTKRMKTLFEMGIQQVGPLEKDMGRHLHEASIKMYGKTEDAQ, from the coding sequence ATGCCATACGTCGCAGAGCCGTGGTCGTTCGACGACGTTTTAAAACTCACCAAAGTCAGCTCGGCCTACTGGAGAGCTACGTTTAATGCTCCGCCATTGAACCTCTTTACGCCACGAACCTATGCAGCATTGCGTACACTTGTCGAGCTTCTCGAAAACGACCGGGCAGTCAAGGTCATCGTCTTTGATAGTTCGGTTGAAGATTATTTCATCGCCCATTGGGACTTGACGACTGGTGAGGACAAGCcggaagacgaagagactGCTCCCATCTTTGACTGGGCCAACTTTGTGCTTCGTCTTGCACGTCTTCCCGTAGTAAGCATTGCCGAAGTTCGTGGACGCACTCGTGGCCATGGCAGCGAATTCGTTCTGGCGTGCGACATGCGCTTTGGCAGCATTGAGAAAGCAATCTTTGCGCAGCCCGAGGCCGCTGCTGGCGTTCattgtggtggtggaggaatCGAGTGGCTGCCTCGCTTGGTAAACCGCTCGCGAGCCTTGGAGATTCTTCTTGGGGGTGAGGATTTCGACGCTACGACTGCTGCTCAGTACGGGTACATCAACCGTGCGATCAAGGACTCGGAGTTGTCTGCCTTTGTGGACAATTTTGCGCGCCGGATAGCTGGATTTGATCGTAAGCCTCTGCTGGAAACTAAGCGGGCTGTTAATGATCGTGCTGGACTGCCTCGACTGACGGATCTTCTTTCATCTATGCAGGACTTTGTTCGAGCTTGTACTTGGCCTGAGACTACGAAGCGAATGAAAACTCTCTTTGAGATGGGCATCCAGCAGGTCGGTCCTTTGGAGAAGGATATGGGACGTCATCTTCATGAAGCTTCCATCAAAATGTATGGAAAGACTGAAGATGCACAATGA
- a CDS encoding cytochrome p450 domain-containing protein, with the protein MDNNSVPNSAQGAGLLQNGPSILVKPAVIFMLLPVATYVFWSFVSYLISPLKKYPGPFLASYTNFYRMYYAYRGNMHLLTKKLHDKYGPVVRMGPNYIDVDYPSLIKTCFDFGGVWRKTDWHGVSGAMVEGKLYYNIFSECNPEEHARIKKPIAKYWSAPGVAPMEPHVDSVISTLCRALDQRFAGDEDFGKTFDFAEWMLFFGMDAVAKTTWSEAVGYLEKGHDFDGTLNVSDRAYDYLVTVGMNPIFDKFLDKNPIMRFGPPSFGTVTGICLGHLMARMKGEDGHDQSKPDFLDRYLEAQQQNPEVVDIYRILSYMLVNVAAGADTTAASLRSIFYLSLKHPAVFRRLRDEIVNAKFSQLPVPYAESRQLPYLEAVSRECFRYMPGNCFAQERYVPSGGLALPDGSVVPAGTALGFNAYVLHRNKEVWGDDAEEFRPERWLQADNETEEEYKNRIQQLNNVDLSFGAGSRKCIGMNLGKMEVSKTVATLITLFDFELEDPKKEWKVHNSLIPRASEIMIKMKKRPGAGQQISEMSSHY; encoded by the exons atggacaaTAACTCTGTTCCCAACTCAGCCCAAGGTGCTGGGCTCCTGCAAAATGGCCCGTCCATATTGGTTAAACCAGCGGTGATCTTCATGCTCCTTCCAGTCGCGACTTATGTCTTCTGGAGCTTTGTTTCGTACCTAATCTCGCCATTGAAGAAGTATCCTGGGCCATTCTTAGCAT CCTATACCAACTTCTACCGAATGTATTATGCCTATCGAGGAAATATGCACCTCTTGACCAAGAAACTCCACGACAAGTACGGTCCGGTTGTTCGCATGGGCCCCAACTACATCGACGTTGACTACCCCTCATTGATTAAGACGTGCTTTGACTTTGGGGGGGTTTGGAGAAAG ACTGATTGGCATGGCGTCAGTGGAGCAATGGTTGAAGGCAAGCTCTACTACAACATCTTCTCAGAGTGTAATCCCGAAGAGCATGCTCGGATTAAGAAGCCAATTGCAAAGTATTGGTCTGCTCCTGGTGTCGCGCCAATGGAGCCGCACGTTGATTCTGTGATCTCTACACTGTGCCGGGCACTTGATCAACGGTTCGCTGGCGACGAGGACTTTGGAAAGACCTTTGACTTTGCTGAATGGATGCTATTCT TTGGAATGGATGCGGTCGCCAAGACTACATGGAGTGAAGCGGTCGGATATCTCGAGAAGGGACATGATTTCGATGGCACTCTGAACGTCTCGGACAGAGCCTACGACTATCTCGTCACGGTCGGCATGAACCCTATTTTCGACAAATTTCTCGACAAGAACCCGATTATGCGATTTGGCCCGCCGTCGTTTGGAACCGTCACTGGAATTTGCCTTGGGCACCTCATGGCGCGCATGAAGGGCGAAGACGGCCACGACCAATCCAAACCCGACTTCTTGGACCGCTATCTTGAAGCTCAGCAGCAGAACCCCGAAGTTGTCGACATCTACCGTATCCTCTCCTACATGCTCGTCAATGTTGCCGCCGGCGCCGACACCACTGCGGCGAGCTTGCGCTCCATCTTTTACCTCTCGCTGAAGCACCCTGCCGTCTTCCGCCGTCTGAGAGACGAGATTGTCAATGCCAAGTTTTCGCAGCTGCCAGTTCCCTATGCCGAGTCCCGACAGCTTCCGTACCTGGAGGCTGTCTCCCGAGAGTGTTTCCGATACATGCCCGGCAACTGCTTCGCCCAGGAGCGTTACGTTCCATCTGGCGGTTTGGCGCTTCCTGATGGCTCCGTCGTGCCGGCCGGTACTGCTCTTGGATTCAATGCCTACGTGCTCCACAGAAACAAGGAGGTCTGGggcgatgatgctgaagagttCCGCCCCGAGCGCTGGTTGCAGGCCGACAATGAGACCGAGGAGGAATACAAGAACCGCATTCAACAATTGAACAATGTGGACTTGTCTTTCGGTGCTGGTTCGCGAAAGTGCATCGGCATGAACCTTGGAAAGATGGAGGTTAGCAAGACAGTGGCAACACTCATTACCCTCTTCGACTTTGAATTGGAAGACCCCAAGAAGGAATGGAAGGTCCACAACAGCTTGATTCCCAGGGCGTCTGAGATTAtgatcaagatgaagaagagaccgGGTGCTGGTCAACAAATCAGCGAAATGAGCAGCCACTACTAG